DNA from Micromonospora nigra:
CGGAGCCCCGACCCGCCGGGTCCGGGTGGAGGTGGCGGCGCTGCGGGAGTCGCTGACCGCCGGGCTGCCGCTGGTCAGGGAGCACGACGGGGTACGCCACGAGGTGACCGCCCTGGGCGTCGACGGCCGGGGCGGGTTGCGGGTGCTCGCCGCCGACGACCTCGCCGCCGACGACCCGGGCGTGCTGCGGGTCGGGGTGAACCGGGAGTACCTGCTGGAGGCGTTGACGGCGGGCGGACGCGGCCAGTTGGTGCTGGAGCTGGACGGCCCGATCACCCCCCTCGCCGTCCGGCGCGAGGACGACGCCGACGCCTTCTCGATCCTGATGCCGATCCGCCTGTGACGGGGGGCCTGCGTCCGGGTGGGCCGGGGCGCGGGAAGGCGCGACGGTAGCATTCGAGGGTTACCCCAGCCGACCCGGACGGAGGCGTACGGAGCAGCATGCTCGACATGGACTTGATCCGGAAGGATCGCGAGGCGGTGGCGACCGCGTTGGCGAAGCGGCTGGATCCCGCCGAGGTGTCCCGGGCGTTGGACGAGATCCAACGGCTCGACCAGGAGCGCCGTGCCCTGATCAGCGCGATCGACGGCGAGCGGCAGCGCCGCAAGGCCGACGCGCGGGCGTACGCGCAGGCCAAGCGGGCCGGGGTCGAGCCGGAGGTGGCGACGCCGGAAGCCGGCCGCAAGCAGCTCGCCGACCTGGAGTCCGAGCTGGACGAGGTGCAGGCCCGGCTGCGCACCTCGATGAGCGAGCTGCCGAACCTGCCCGCCGACGACGTCGTGCCCGGCGGCAAGGAGGCCAACCGGGTGGTAAAGACCTTCCGGGAGCCTCCGGCGATCGAGAAGGTCCGCGACCACGTGGAGCTGTCCCGGATGCTCGGTCTGGTCGACCACGAACGCGGCGTCAAGCTCGGTGGTTCCGGCTTCTGGATGTACACCGGCCTGGGCGCCCGGCTGGAGTGGGCGCTGATCAGCTGGTTCATCGACGAGCACGTGCGGGCGGGCTACGAGTTCCTGCTGCCGCCGCACCTGCTGCTCGACACGGCCGGGTTCGCCGCCGGCCAGTTCCCCAAGTTCTACGACGACGTCTACCACCTGGATCGGGAGTCGGCCCCGCGCGGGCAGTTCCTGCTGCCCACGGCGGAGACCGCGATTCTCGGCGCGTACCAGGACGAGATCCTGGAGACGGCGGCGCTGCCGCTCAAGCGGTTCGCGTACACCCCGTGCTACCGGCGGGAGGCGGCCGGCTCGCACTCGGACGAGCGCGGCACCGTGCGGGGCCACCAGTTCAACAAGGTGGAGATCTTCCAGTTCACCCTGCCGGAGCAGGCGGACGCGGCGCTGGAGGAGATGGTCGCGCACGCGGAGCGCCTGGTGGAGAAGCTGGGGCTGCACTACCAGCGCAGCCTGCTGTCGGCCGGCGACGCCAGCGCGTCGATGCGCAAGACGCTCGACATCGAGGTGTGGATGCCGAGCACCGGCAAGTACAAGGAGGTGTCGTCGGTCTCCTGGGCGGGTGACTACCAGGCCCGCCGGGCGGCGATCCGCTACCGGGAGCCGGGCGGCAAGCAGACCCGTTTCGTGCACACCCTCAACGGGTCGGCGCTGGCGACGAGCCGCCTGTTCCCGGCCATCCTGGAGCAGTTCCAGCAGCCCGACGGCTCGGTGCTGCTTCCGGAGGTGCTCCAGGCCCGCCTCGGCACCGACCGCCTGACCCCCCGCTGACCGGCTGCCCGGCGGGTCAGGCGTCGGTCAGCCGCAGCGCGAGCGCCGGGCAGACCTTCACCGCCTTGAGCGCGCCCTCCCGCAGCCAGGTCGGCACGGGAGTGGGCGGGAAGGCGGGGTATCCGTTCTGGTCGAGGCGGATGAAGTCCGGCACGACGTGGGCGCAGAGGCCGTGTCCGTCGCACCGGGACCAGTCCAGCACGAGCTTCTGCGGGTCCGGGTCGGGCGCACCGGGCAGACCCATCATGCCCTTGACGCGGCGTCCGCAGCCCTCGCCGGTGGTGTGTTTGGCCAGGTCGTCGGCGAACACCTCCATGGCGGACAGGGCGAATCGGGACGTACCGTCGGGGTGGCTGCACGCACCACGGCCCTTGACGTCACCGGCGGCGGCCCGGACGACCTCGACCGGCGCGCTGCCGGAGACGGCCAGGTCGACGGCGCGGGCCAGGTCGGGCAGGCCGCGCTTGCACGGGCCGCACTGCCCGGCGGACTCCCCGGCCAGGTAGCGCACCACCTGGGCGGCCTCGCCGAGGGGGCAGGTGTCGTTGCCCAGTGGGACGATGATGCCCGCTCCCAGGGTGCCGCCCACCCTGGTCAGGCCTTTGCGGGAGATCTCGGCGGTGTCCGCCGACTGCTGGGTGATCCACTTGCCGTGGTAGCCGCCCATCAGGATGCCCGGACCGTCGGGCACCTCGCACAGGTCGAGGATCTCCCGCAGCGGGGTGCCCGCCGCACACTCGACGACCGCCTGGCGGGCGGCCGCGCCGGTCACCGTCAGCAGGACGGTGCCCGGTTCGTCGTCGGTGCCGAGCGCCGCGTACTCGTACGGGCCGAGGCGGGCGGCGATGGCCAGTTGCGCGTACGTCTCGGCGTTGCTGAGCAGGGTCGGCAGGTTGCGTACGCCGGAGTCACTGGACCGCTTCTTGGTGCCGGGCGGGATGTGTGGCAGGCCGTTGATGCCGTTGACCAGGGCGCCGCCCTCGCCGGAGATGAACCGGTGCGGCACCGTGACCACACTGGTCGGTGCGGGCATCGGGCGTTCGTCGAGGGCCTCCAGCAGGGAGTCCCGGCCGACGAGGTCGTCGGCGACGCAGAGCACGATCTCCTCGGCGTCCAACGCGAACGCGGCGAGTGCCGCCCCGTCGAGAATCAGGTGCGGGGCCCGGGTGAGCAGCACCTTGTCCTTCCAGCTGGCGGGCTCCCCCTCGCTGGCGTTGACCACCACCACGGGCGGCAGGTCCTGCCGCTCGCAGGACTCCAGCACCGCGCGCAGCTTCCTGGCGAACGGGAAGCCCGCGCCGCCCTTGCCCTTGAGCTGGACGCCCTCGGCCAGCCGCAGCAGGTTGGCCGGCTCCATCGGCCCGATCGGGCCGTGCACCAGTTCGTGCGCCCGCAGGTCGAGCCGACCGAACTCGGCGAACCCGGCGGTGAGTCGGGGTTCGCCGACGCAGGCCACCGGAGGCACCGTCGTGCGCATCACCTCGCTTCACCCCGCAGCCCGGCCCAGTACGCCCCGTCGACCGCGTCCGCGTTGGCGCGACGGCGGCGCGGGTCCCTGGCGGATCGCCGCGCCTCGCGTCGGGAGGCCAGGTCGACCAGGGTGGGGGTGTCGTCGGCCGGCACGTCGTCGGTCAGGTACCGCGCCGGCGGCCGCCAGTAGTCGGGTTCCTCCTCCGGCAGGTCGTCGTCGACGCTGTGCCGGCCGCCACCGCTGCGCGGCGCGGCGGAGATCGGGCTGCCGGAGATCGGGCCGGCCGAGATGGGCCGGCCCGCGGTCCAACGACGCGGGCTGTCCCAGGGCTCCTCCGGCTCGTCGAGGGGCTGCGGCGGGGCCGAGTAGCGGGTGCCGGCGTCCACGTCGGAGCGGGACCGGCGCGAGGGAGCGTCCTCCTCCTCGCGGCGACGCCGACGGGCGGGCTCCTCCTCCCGCAGATCCTCGTCGCGGCGCGACGCTCGGCGGCCGACCGACTCGTCGGCACGCCGGGAGCGACGGACAACGGGCTCCACGTCCTCCTCGCGGCGGGAGCCACGGACGACCGGCTCCACGTCCTCCTCGCGGCGGTATCGGCGGGCGGTCTCCCGTTCCTCGGTCTTCCGGCGGGCGGAACGGCCCGTCGCCGGCTCCAGGTCCTCGGCACGCTGGCGGCGGCCCGGCCGCACCGGTTCGCGCAGGGTCCCCGGTTCGGGGACCACCGGCACCGTGAACCGCTCGGGGTCGGTGCGCCGGACGGTGGGTCCGGCCCAGGTGCCGGAGGTGCTGTCGGCCCAACTCGTCTCACGGGCGGTCCGCTTCTCCCGGCGTTCCTCGTCCTCCCCACGGCGTCGGGTGATCGCGCCGAGCAGCAGGTTGCCCCGGGTGTCCTCGCTGCCCCTGCCGGTCATCACGGCGTTGAGCACGGCGGCCTGCTGCTGCTCGCGGCTGGTCCGTTGCAGGGCCACCGAGAGACGCACCAGCAGCGCCACCACGACCAGCAGGACACAGGCCAGGTAGCTCAGGGTCACCCAGGACGTGGCGGGTCGGCCCGCGTTCAGGCCGTGGACGATGGCGAACGGCCAGGAGGCGTACGCGGTGGAGTGCAGCACCCGCCACAGCCACTTCGGGCCGACGCCGGCGAACCGGGCGCGGATGAGGCCGGTCCACAGCACGCTGACCATCAGCAGGGCGGCGACGGTGCCGAGTCCGACGTAGATGCCCCGGCCGCCGACGAAGGGCACGAGCGCGTCGGTGGGGCCGGCCCGACCACTGGCGATCTTCGTGATGACGTGGAAGACCAGCCCGGCGACGCCGAGGATGCCGGTGGCCCGGTGGGCGGACTGGAGCAGCACCCGATGCCGGATGAGCAGCACCAGCCGATCGGTGGCGAGCAGCCCCATCATCACGGTCAGGCTGAGCGACACGAGGGCGATCACGCCCGCGAAGAACTCGGTGAAGAAGAAGCCGTACGCGTACGCCGTCTGCGCGGCACCGGTCAGCATGGTGACCGCCCACAGCGCCGCGAGCGCGGAGGCGCCCAGCAGGATCACCGTCGAGCGGGATGCTGTGCGGACCCCCCGGCTGGACGAGGCGGTGCGGACGGTCGTCGGCTTCTCGTTCTGCTTGGCCCGGGCCATCTGCTCCTCGATCGTCTCGCGGCGGCACACCGCCGGCCGACCCTTTTCCGTCCACGGGTACGCAGCCCGGGCACGGTCGGATCAGCGACGGCGGGAACTTTTTCCGCGAGTTGTCGAACCGGCCCGTCTCCGGCTGCGTGTAGCCGCCGCCGGCGCCCTGCGCGAGCAGTCAGGCGACAGTGACCACTCTCCATGCGTTGACAGTTCTTGCAACGCGCTCGTAATCTTGCCGCAACCTTTCAGTCGGGTTTGCAAGATCCCGGCAGCGTCGCCCGTTCCCCCAGCTCCGACCCGTGCTCCATCCCCCGTCCCGCAGCCCCCCCGCCCCCAGGAGTACCGATGCATCGACGCAGATCTCGCCTCGCGATCGCCACGTTGGGTGTGATCGCGAGCCTCCTCGCCCCGACCGTCGTCGCCGCGAGTCCCGCCGCCGCAGCCCCCAGCGGCGGCAAGAAGGTCATCGCCAACCTGTTCGAGTGGACCTGGCCCTCGGTGGCCAGCGAGTGCACGAGCACGCTCGGCCCCAAGGGATACGGCTACGTCCAGGTCTCCCCGCCGCAGGAACACGTCCGGGGCAACCAGTGGTGGGTGGCCTACCAGCCGGTCAGCTACCGGATCGAGTCCCGCAAGGGCACCCGGGCACAGTTCAGGTCCATGGTCGACACCTGCCACGCGGCAGGCGTGAAGGTGATCGTGGACGCGGTCGTCAACCACATGTCCGGCCAGGACAACGGCGGCACCGGCTGGGCCGGCTCGTCGTACGGGCACTACAACTACCCGGGCATCTACTCGGCGCAGGACTTCCACTACTGCGGTCGCAACGGCGGCAACGACATCGCCAACTACAACGACCGGTTCGAGGTGCAGAACTGCGAACTGGTCAACCTCGCCGACCTCAAGACCGGTTCGGACTACGTACGCAACCGCCTCGCCGCGTACCTCAACGACCTGCTCTCCCTCGGGGTGGACGGCTTCCGGATGGACGCCAGCAAGCACATGCCGGCCGCCGACATCGCCGCCATCAAGAACCGCCTGTCCCGGCCGGCGTACATCGTGCAGGAGGTCATCTACGGCGCGGGTGAGCCCATCCAGCCGTCCGAGTACACCGGCAACGGCGACGTGCACGAGTTCCGCTACGGCAAGGACCTGGCCCGGGTGTTCCGCTCGGAACGACTCGCCTACCTGCGCAACTTCGGCGAGGGCTGGGGCCACCTGCCCAGCGGCGTCGCGTCGGTGTTCGTGGACAACCACGACACCCAGCGCGATGTGGGCGGGGTGCTGACCTACCGGGACCGGGGCGTGTACGCGCTGGCCAACGCCTTCATGCTGGGCTGGCCGTACGGGTCGCCGACGGTGATGTCCAGTTACACCTTCACCAACCGTGACGCCGGCCCGCCGTCGGACGCCAACAACAAGACCCGGGCCACGACCTGCTACTCGGGATGGGAGTGCGAGCACCGCTGGCCGGTGATCGCCAACATGGTCGGCTTCCGCAACGCCACCGAGGGCACCGGCGTCAGCAACTGGTACGACAACGGCAACAACCACATCGCCTTCAGCCGCACCGGCAGGGGCTACCTCACCCTCAACGACGAGGACTACGCGATCACCGGTCGCTCGTACTACACCGGGCTGCCGGCCGGCCGCTACTGCGACGTCATCCACGGCACCTTCAGCAACGGCACGTGCAGCGGGCCGGTGATCACCGTGGACGGGAACGGCTGGTTCTCCGCCACCGTCCCCGCCAAGGACGGGATCGCCATCCACGTGGGCGCGCGCCTGAGCTGACCGGGCAGGTGCCAGCGGGCCCCCGCCGACCGGAGCGATCACCGGCCGGCGGGGGCCGTTCCCCACCACGTCGTGGCGCCGTTCCACCCATCCCGCCGCCGACGGCGATTACACTCCCAATGTGGCGTTTGACCGATTCGAGCGGCAGTGGTTGGGCGGTGTGTTGGGCGTGGCCGTGCTGCTGGCCGGCGCGGGCTTCACCGGCTACGCGCTGACCCCGACACCCGCGCCCCCACGATCCGCCCTTCCGGCACCCGTGGCCTCCGCCGACGTCGTCGCCCCGACCGGGGCGCCCACGCAGCCCGTCGCGCCCGCCGCGCCCGCTCCCGACGGGCTGCCCGAGATCACCTACGATCCCGCGCCGGACGGCTTCCCCGCCGACCCGGACACCCTGAGCACCACACCGCTGACCGAGGGCCTGCGCCCCACCCGCCGGCTCGCCGCGTACGACGCGCCGGGCGGCCGACCCCTGGCCTTCCTCATGCCCACCATCAGCGGGGTGGACCTGACCGTGCCGGTCGCGCGGCGCGACGCCGGCTGGACGGCGGTGCTGCTGCCGTCGGCGAACCGCCGGCTGGCCTGGCTGCCGCCCGGTGGCTTCACCACCGTTGCGCTGCGCGACCAGCTCGTGATCGAACGGGTGCCGCACCGGATCACCTGGTACCGGGCCGGGCGGGCCATCCGCTCCTGGAAGGTCAGCCTCGGCCAGCGCGGACAGGAGACCCCGCTCGGGCGGACCTTCATCCTCGGCCGGACCCCGCCGCCGGAGAGCGTCTACGGCGGGGTCGACATCTTCGCCCTCGGCGCCGTGCCCGACGACCCGGACGCCGTGCCGGCGGGC
Protein-coding regions in this window:
- a CDS encoding NADH-quinone oxidoreductase subunit NuoF family protein gives rise to the protein MMRTTVPPVACVGEPRLTAGFAEFGRLDLRAHELVHGPIGPMEPANLLRLAEGVQLKGKGGAGFPFARKLRAVLESCERQDLPPVVVVNASEGEPASWKDKVLLTRAPHLILDGAALAAFALDAEEIVLCVADDLVGRDSLLEALDERPMPAPTSVVTVPHRFISGEGGALVNGINGLPHIPPGTKKRSSDSGVRNLPTLLSNAETYAQLAIAARLGPYEYAALGTDDEPGTVLLTVTGAAARQAVVECAAGTPLREILDLCEVPDGPGILMGGYHGKWITQQSADTAEISRKGLTRVGGTLGAGIIVPLGNDTCPLGEAAQVVRYLAGESAGQCGPCKRGLPDLARAVDLAVSGSAPVEVVRAAAGDVKGRGACSHPDGTSRFALSAMEVFADDLAKHTTGEGCGRRVKGMMGLPGAPDPDPQKLVLDWSRCDGHGLCAHVVPDFIRLDQNGYPAFPPTPVPTWLREGALKAVKVCPALALRLTDA
- the serS gene encoding serine--tRNA ligase, translated to MLDMDLIRKDREAVATALAKRLDPAEVSRALDEIQRLDQERRALISAIDGERQRRKADARAYAQAKRAGVEPEVATPEAGRKQLADLESELDEVQARLRTSMSELPNLPADDVVPGGKEANRVVKTFREPPAIEKVRDHVELSRMLGLVDHERGVKLGGSGFWMYTGLGARLEWALISWFIDEHVRAGYEFLLPPHLLLDTAGFAAGQFPKFYDDVYHLDRESAPRGQFLLPTAETAILGAYQDEILETAALPLKRFAYTPCYRREAAGSHSDERGTVRGHQFNKVEIFQFTLPEQADAALEEMVAHAERLVEKLGLHYQRSLLSAGDASASMRKTLDIEVWMPSTGKYKEVSSVSWAGDYQARRAAIRYREPGGKQTRFVHTLNGSALATSRLFPAILEQFQQPDGSVLLPEVLQARLGTDRLTPR
- a CDS encoding alpha-amylase; translated protein: MHRRRSRLAIATLGVIASLLAPTVVAASPAAAAPSGGKKVIANLFEWTWPSVASECTSTLGPKGYGYVQVSPPQEHVRGNQWWVAYQPVSYRIESRKGTRAQFRSMVDTCHAAGVKVIVDAVVNHMSGQDNGGTGWAGSSYGHYNYPGIYSAQDFHYCGRNGGNDIANYNDRFEVQNCELVNLADLKTGSDYVRNRLAAYLNDLLSLGVDGFRMDASKHMPAADIAAIKNRLSRPAYIVQEVIYGAGEPIQPSEYTGNGDVHEFRYGKDLARVFRSERLAYLRNFGEGWGHLPSGVASVFVDNHDTQRDVGGVLTYRDRGVYALANAFMLGWPYGSPTVMSSYTFTNRDAGPPSDANNKTRATTCYSGWECEHRWPVIANMVGFRNATEGTGVSNWYDNGNNHIAFSRTGRGYLTLNDEDYAITGRSYYTGLPAGRYCDVIHGTFSNGTCSGPVITVDGNGWFSATVPAKDGIAIHVGARLS
- a CDS encoding ferric reductase-like transmembrane domain-containing protein — translated: MCRRETIEEQMARAKQNEKPTTVRTASSSRGVRTASRSTVILLGASALAALWAVTMLTGAAQTAYAYGFFFTEFFAGVIALVSLSLTVMMGLLATDRLVLLIRHRVLLQSAHRATGILGVAGLVFHVITKIASGRAGPTDALVPFVGGRGIYVGLGTVAALLMVSVLWTGLIRARFAGVGPKWLWRVLHSTAYASWPFAIVHGLNAGRPATSWVTLSYLACVLLVVVALLVRLSVALQRTSREQQQAAVLNAVMTGRGSEDTRGNLLLGAITRRRGEDEERREKRTARETSWADSTSGTWAGPTVRRTDPERFTVPVVPEPGTLREPVRPGRRQRAEDLEPATGRSARRKTEERETARRYRREEDVEPVVRGSRREEDVEPVVRRSRRADESVGRRASRRDEDLREEEPARRRRREEEDAPSRRSRSDVDAGTRYSAPPQPLDEPEEPWDSPRRWTAGRPISAGPISGSPISAAPRSGGGRHSVDDDLPEEEPDYWRPPARYLTDDVPADDTPTLVDLASRREARRSARDPRRRRANADAVDGAYWAGLRGEAR
- a CDS encoding L,D-transpeptidase encodes the protein MAFDRFERQWLGGVLGVAVLLAGAGFTGYALTPTPAPPRSALPAPVASADVVAPTGAPTQPVAPAAPAPDGLPEITYDPAPDGFPADPDTLSTTPLTEGLRPTRRLAAYDAPGGRPLAFLMPTISGVDLTVPVARRDAGWTAVLLPSANRRLAWLPPGGFTTVALRDQLVIERVPHRITWYRAGRAIRSWKVSLGQRGQETPLGRTFILGRTPPPESVYGGVDIFALGAVPDDPDAVPAGLRGAHIGIHTWHHDGELGRDTTNGCIRLTPGGQRELLAELRDGTPVVVVDALPAPPPTA